In one Pseudomonas sp. SG20056 genomic region, the following are encoded:
- a CDS encoding START domain-containing protein, with product MVRFTGLLLGIAVLLVVSGAQAAQWRLVKDEAGIQVYLQQIPGSSFQAFRGVTRIRADMPRLLALQDDVSAACTWIHACSEQKLLKHEGDLSWAYSRFHTPWPVQPRDSILQVTTTRDTDGRVIRVLRGVADYLPLQQGFVRVSKVEGFWSLTPHEGEIEVIYEVHSEPGGSVPAWLANSFVVDAPFNTLQGLRELAEKP from the coding sequence ATGGTGCGGTTTACAGGGCTGCTCTTGGGAATTGCCGTGTTGCTGGTGGTGAGTGGGGCTCAGGCGGCGCAATGGCGCCTGGTCAAGGATGAGGCAGGTATTCAGGTCTATTTGCAGCAGATACCGGGCTCAAGTTTTCAGGCGTTTCGCGGTGTCACTCGCATACGAGCGGATATGCCACGCTTGTTGGCCCTGCAGGATGATGTCAGCGCGGCCTGCACCTGGATTCATGCCTGCAGCGAGCAGAAGCTGCTCAAACATGAGGGCGACCTAAGCTGGGCCTACAGTCGCTTCCATACACCTTGGCCGGTGCAGCCGCGTGATTCGATCCTGCAGGTAACCACTACGCGTGATACCGATGGCCGGGTGATCCGGGTCCTGCGTGGGGTTGCCGATTATCTGCCGCTGCAGCAAGGTTTTGTGCGGGTGAGCAAGGTTGAAGGCTTCTGGAGCCTCACACCGCACGAAGGTGAAATTGAGGTGATCTACGAGGTGCATTCTGAACCGGGTGGCAGCGTACCGGCCTGGTTGGCCAACAGCTTTGTCGTGGATGCGCCGTTCAATAC
- a CDS encoding YkgJ family cysteine cluster protein codes for MNCRAGCGACCIAPSISSPIPGMPDGKPAGVRCVQLDANNYCLIFGRPERPAVCSAFHAAEYVCGSTTAEALQLIGWLEQSTTVAV; via the coding sequence ATGAATTGCCGTGCCGGCTGCGGCGCCTGCTGCATCGCTCCTTCGATCAGTTCCCCTATCCCAGGTATGCCTGATGGCAAGCCGGCTGGTGTGCGCTGTGTGCAGCTGGATGCGAACAACTACTGCCTGATTTTTGGCCGGCCTGAGCGACCTGCGGTGTGCTCTGCATTTCATGCTGCCGAGTATGTATGCGGCAGTACCACGGCAGAGGCGCTGCAGTTGATTGGCTGGCTGGAGCAAAGCACGACCGTTGCAGTTTGA
- a CDS encoding sensor histidine kinase → MLLFVPWTLLILLLMALLYERLLDARLEPLLRDQQVSLNEGVGVLNRHLATLRGNLQFLTQQPLLAEVLQNPSADNRRALSQLFVEFARSSMVYDQIRWLDERGAEQVRVDWRNGEPLASDQAQLHNQAQHYYFVETMNLPQGAFYLSRFDLNADLGSVEQPLKPTLRAAEPIFDGEGKRRGILILNYLGQVLLQRLGEVSKSYGNNLTLVDHEGYWMLAADAQDAWGFALGKPDATLASRFPDSWRRMQAAHDGVFSDSGGYWAFNKFDPYQGSGQDATTGEYWLLVSHLPLEQIQGLREQVFWQVLLFVCVMLSLGLLVVLRLGLAEFERDQVRQALEVSSQSLLQRNAELRDTVDQLQRMRGALLQAEKLSSLGTLVAGVAHELNTPIGAASMAASTLDKGNKGLQMSLSEGLQRSALERFVQRNDEGLAIILNSLTRMAQLTRAFKQLASDRASTERRCFDLLELVGEVMLLFTPKLKQSNHRVQLELPQSLMLDSYPGPLGQILQNLIDNALVHAFDSGMNGVVTVRVEHDEMRRECVIEVSDNGDGMSEEVLGKIFDPFFTTRRGRGGTGLGLHITHQLAVDILGADLQVRSAPGQGTQFRLRLPLA, encoded by the coding sequence TTGCTGCTATTTGTGCCGTGGACGCTGCTGATTCTGCTGCTGATGGCACTGCTGTACGAGCGCTTGTTGGATGCGCGACTTGAACCGTTGTTGCGTGATCAGCAGGTCAGCCTGAACGAGGGTGTCGGCGTGCTCAATCGGCACCTGGCGACCTTGCGTGGCAATCTGCAGTTTCTCACTCAACAGCCACTATTGGCTGAGGTGCTGCAGAACCCTAGTGCGGATAACCGGCGCGCTTTGAGTCAACTGTTTGTCGAGTTTGCTCGCAGCAGCATGGTTTATGACCAGATTCGCTGGCTGGATGAGCGCGGTGCAGAGCAGGTGCGGGTTGATTGGCGCAATGGCGAGCCGCTGGCAAGTGATCAGGCGCAATTGCACAACCAGGCGCAGCACTATTACTTCGTCGAGACCATGAACCTGCCTCAGGGCGCGTTCTACCTCTCACGTTTTGACCTGAACGCTGATTTGGGCAGCGTCGAACAACCACTCAAGCCCACTCTGCGAGCTGCCGAGCCGATTTTCGATGGTGAGGGCAAGCGCCGCGGCATCCTGATCCTCAATTACCTTGGGCAAGTGCTGTTGCAACGTCTGGGCGAAGTTTCCAAGAGTTACGGCAACAACCTGACTCTGGTCGACCATGAAGGCTACTGGATGCTCGCCGCTGATGCGCAGGATGCCTGGGGTTTTGCACTGGGCAAACCTGATGCAACGCTGGCCAGCCGCTTTCCGGATAGCTGGCGGCGGATGCAGGCTGCCCACGATGGCGTGTTCAGCGACAGTGGTGGTTATTGGGCCTTTAATAAGTTCGATCCCTACCAGGGCAGTGGCCAGGACGCGACAACAGGTGAGTACTGGTTACTGGTTTCGCACCTGCCTCTGGAGCAAATTCAGGGGCTGCGCGAGCAAGTATTTTGGCAGGTATTGCTGTTTGTCTGTGTGATGCTTTCTCTTGGGCTGCTGGTGGTGTTGCGCCTCGGCTTGGCGGAGTTCGAGCGTGATCAGGTGCGCCAGGCGCTGGAGGTCAGTAGTCAGTCATTGTTGCAGCGTAATGCGGAGCTGCGTGACACGGTGGATCAGCTGCAGCGCATGCGCGGCGCCTTGCTCCAGGCGGAAAAGCTCTCTTCGTTGGGTACGTTGGTCGCGGGGGTGGCGCATGAGCTGAATACGCCGATTGGTGCCGCCAGCATGGCGGCCTCAACCTTGGATAAGGGTAATAAGGGGCTGCAGATGAGCCTCTCTGAAGGGTTGCAGCGTTCGGCGTTGGAGCGCTTCGTGCAGCGCAATGATGAAGGCCTGGCGATCATCCTCAACAGCCTGACGCGTATGGCGCAGCTGACCCGGGCCTTCAAGCAGCTGGCCAGTGACCGTGCGAGTACCGAGCGTCGCTGCTTTGATCTGCTCGAGTTGGTTGGTGAGGTCATGTTGCTGTTTACTCCCAAGCTCAAGCAGTCAAACCATCGGGTGCAGCTGGAGCTACCGCAGAGCCTGATGCTCGACAGCTATCCGGGGCCTTTGGGGCAGATTCTGCAGAACCTGATCGACAATGCACTGGTCCATGCCTTCGATTCGGGCATGAACGGGGTGGTGACGGTCAGGGTTGAGCACGATGAAATGCGCCGTGAGTGCGTGATTGAGGTCAGCGATAACGGCGACGGCATGAGCGAGGAGGTGCTGGGGAAAATCTTTGATCCGTTCTTCACCACCCGGCGCGGGCGCGGCGGCACCGGGCTTGGCCTGCATATCACCCATCAGTTGGCCGTAGATATTCTCGGCGCAGACCTGCAGGTACGCAGCGCGCCAGGGCAGGGCACGCAGTTTCGCCTGCGCCTACCGCTTGCCTGA
- a CDS encoding EAL domain-containing protein has translation MDDQFAFSDDLPSTTSQPVWRVLAVDDDADFQRATAFALSELELLGGRIELIQAFSCREASMLLAKHHDIALVLLDVVMETEDAGLRLIKALREVIGNRETRVVMLTGEPGLAPAHEVMRDYDINDYWTKSELSAERLLTVLTAAVRGYAQLRAVASARRGLQMIVESSNALFCSKSTRELSAKILSEITSLLDLQTEGIVCVRADEGDATAEPNARIVSASGRFFDCIDANLDVLQPQVAAAVRQCLQAQQTLRLSDCTVLFFPRFQAGADYACYIDSARRLDDTELELLKVFSASISRGLYNVALFSRLEEMAYQDDLLKIPNRNALIRMLDMTLKSETKDQRVLVLIDIDNFSGANTAFGTGYGDFILGLVAKKLRDAFTHEVLIARVRDDLFAILGPQTQVTAADVVALFRRHKRPYELGQVHSLSSVTMHLADFTGSASVALQDALLTLKQAKRLGHDQHGVYDPRLLGAHAESYRMLLALRDAVDAGQISVELQPQIDLQTHRVTGVEALARWRKADGKMVPPLSFIPLAEATGYILPLGDLLMRLALQVAKQLADAGYPQIRVAVNVSAPQLLQHDFIERFNSHLQAAGVLPEQIEVEITESVAMRTFDTVCEKLRALRAMGVEVAIDDFGTGFSSLSYLRLLPADRLKIDRSFVLEIGEVSDQKMIAEAVIQIAARVGMQVIAEGVETQQQADWILKHGCRQAQGYLFAKPMACADLLNWLRDWPERMA, from the coding sequence ATGGATGATCAATTTGCATTCAGCGACGACCTTCCCAGCACCACCAGCCAGCCTGTATGGCGCGTACTGGCAGTTGATGATGACGCCGACTTCCAGCGCGCCACCGCCTTTGCCCTGAGCGAGCTGGAGCTGCTGGGCGGGCGTATTGAGCTGATCCAGGCGTTCAGCTGCCGTGAAGCCTCGATGCTGCTGGCCAAGCATCACGACATCGCCCTGGTGTTGCTCGATGTGGTGATGGAAACCGAAGACGCCGGCTTGCGCCTGATCAAGGCGCTGCGTGAGGTGATCGGCAATCGCGAAACCCGCGTGGTGATGCTCACCGGTGAGCCAGGCCTGGCGCCGGCCCATGAAGTGATGCGTGATTACGACATCAACGATTATTGGACCAAGAGTGAACTCAGTGCTGAGCGCTTGCTGACGGTACTCACCGCAGCGGTGCGCGGTTATGCACAGCTCAGGGCTGTAGCCAGCGCGCGGCGTGGTTTGCAGATGATCGTCGAATCGAGCAATGCACTGTTCTGTTCGAAGAGTACCCGCGAGCTATCGGCCAAGATTCTCTCGGAAATCACCTCGCTGCTTGACCTGCAGACCGAAGGCATTGTCTGCGTGCGCGCCGATGAGGGGGACGCCACGGCTGAACCCAATGCGCGAATTGTCAGCGCCAGTGGACGGTTTTTTGACTGTATCGACGCCAATCTGGACGTGTTGCAGCCACAGGTCGCAGCGGCAGTGCGCCAATGCCTGCAGGCGCAGCAGACTCTGCGTCTGAGCGATTGCACGGTCTTGTTCTTTCCGCGCTTTCAGGCCGGCGCGGATTACGCCTGCTATATCGACAGTGCGCGGAGGCTGGATGACACCGAGCTGGAACTGCTTAAGGTGTTCAGTGCCAGTATCAGCCGTGGTCTCTATAACGTTGCGCTGTTCAGCCGCCTGGAGGAAATGGCCTATCAGGACGACTTGCTGAAGATCCCCAATCGCAATGCGCTGATTCGCATGCTGGACATGACGTTGAAGTCCGAGACCAAGGATCAGCGCGTGCTGGTGCTTATCGATATCGACAATTTTTCCGGTGCCAACACCGCCTTTGGCACCGGTTATGGCGACTTTATTCTCGGTCTGGTGGCGAAGAAGCTGCGCGACGCCTTCACCCATGAGGTGCTGATTGCCCGGGTGCGTGATGACCTGTTTGCCATCCTCGGCCCGCAAACCCAGGTTACTGCCGCAGACGTGGTGGCATTGTTCCGCCGGCATAAACGGCCATATGAGTTGGGCCAGGTGCACAGCCTGAGCAGCGTGACCATGCACCTGGCTGACTTTACCGGCAGTGCCAGTGTGGCCCTGCAGGATGCGCTGTTGACCCTGAAACAGGCCAAGCGCCTGGGCCACGACCAGCATGGTGTTTATGATCCGCGCCTGCTGGGGGCGCACGCCGAATCCTACCGCATGCTGCTGGCCCTGCGTGATGCAGTGGACGCCGGGCAGATCAGCGTCGAATTGCAGCCGCAGATCGACCTGCAAACCCATCGCGTTACCGGTGTGGAAGCGCTGGCGCGTTGGCGCAAGGCCGACGGCAAGATGGTTCCGCCACTGAGTTTTATCCCCCTGGCCGAGGCCACCGGCTACATCCTGCCGCTGGGTGATCTGCTCATGCGTTTGGCCCTGCAGGTGGCGAAGCAGCTGGCCGATGCCGGCTATCCGCAGATTCGCGTGGCGGTCAACGTTTCTGCGCCGCAACTGCTGCAGCATGACTTTATCGAGCGCTTTAATTCGCATCTGCAGGCGGCGGGGGTATTGCCTGAGCAGATCGAAGTGGAAATTACCGAGTCGGTGGCCATGCGCACCTTCGACACGGTCTGTGAAAAGCTCCGTGCGCTACGCGCCATGGGCGTAGAGGTGGCCATCGATGACTTTGGCACTGGTTTCTCATCGCTCAGCTACCTGCGTTTGTTGCCTGCCGATCGCTTGAAAATCGACCGCAGTTTTGTTCTGGAAATCGGCGAAGTCAGCGATCAGAAAATGATCGCCGAGGCGGTGATTCAGATTGCCGCGCGGGTTGGCATGCAGGTCATTGCCGAAGGCGTCGAAACCCAACAGCAGGCCGACTGGATTCTCAAGCATGGCTGCCGGCAAGCGCAGGGCTATCTGTTTGCCAAGCCGATGGCCTGCGCTGATTTACTCAACTGGCTGCGTGACTGGCCCGAGCGCATGGCCTGA
- a CDS encoding NAD(P)-dependent oxidoreductase: MAKVAFIGLGVMGYPMAGHLARAGHQVCVYNRTAAKAAQWAAEYAGSHAPTPREAAAGAEFVMVCVGNDDDLRGVVLGEQGAFAGMQAGAVLIDHTTASAQVARELAEQAAAHQLGFLDAPVSGGQAGAQNGALTIMVGGQAATYAKAEPIIQAYARMTRLMGEAGSGQLTKMVNQICIAGLVQGLSEALHFAERAGLDAHGAMEVISKGAAQSWQLENRHKTMLAGEFEHGFAVDWMRKDLSILLAEARSNGAQLPVTALVDQFYADVQGMGGGRWDTSSLFARLSKR, from the coding sequence ATGGCAAAGGTGGCGTTTATCGGGCTGGGTGTAATGGGTTACCCGATGGCCGGGCATCTGGCGCGCGCCGGGCATCAGGTGTGTGTGTACAACCGTACCGCCGCCAAGGCTGCGCAGTGGGCCGCCGAATATGCCGGCAGCCACGCACCGACCCCACGTGAAGCGGCCGCTGGTGCCGAGTTTGTGATGGTTTGCGTGGGCAATGATGATGATCTGCGCGGTGTTGTACTGGGCGAGCAGGGCGCCTTTGCCGGCATGCAGGCTGGTGCGGTGCTGATTGATCACACCACCGCCTCGGCGCAGGTTGCACGTGAACTGGCCGAACAGGCCGCTGCCCACCAACTGGGTTTTCTCGATGCACCGGTATCCGGCGGTCAGGCCGGCGCGCAGAACGGCGCGCTGACCATCATGGTCGGTGGTCAGGCTGCGACCTACGCCAAGGCCGAGCCGATTATTCAGGCCTATGCACGCATGACCCGCTTGATGGGCGAAGCCGGTAGCGGTCAGCTGACCAAAATGGTCAACCAGATCTGCATCGCCGGCCTGGTACAAGGCCTATCCGAGGCGCTGCATTTCGCTGAGCGCGCTGGCCTCGATGCACATGGTGCGATGGAAGTGATCAGCAAGGGCGCGGCGCAGTCCTGGCAGCTGGAAAATCGCCACAAGACCATGCTGGCTGGCGAGTTCGAGCACGGTTTTGCCGTGGACTGGATGCGCAAGGACCTGTCGATTCTGCTGGCCGAGGCCCGCAGCAATGGTGCGCAGTTGCCGGTAACCGCATTGGTCGATCAGTTTTACGCCGATGTGCAGGGTATGGGCGGCGGCCGCTGGGATACGTCCAGTCTGTTTGCCCGCCTGAGCAAGCGCTAA
- a CDS encoding exonuclease domain-containing protein: MQHWLVIDLEATTEDGGWPVAEMEIIEIGASLVTRDGHEVEHFQRFVRPTRRPHLTHFCRQLTQISQADVDAAAPLSVVWAQFERWLQSHQAQLAGWASWGDYDRRQFEQEWLAHGLDSYLSQLPHINLKKCFAEARQLAKPIGLKMALNLAGLAFQGQQHRALTDARNTARLLPLVLPAQSR, translated from the coding sequence ATGCAGCATTGGCTGGTAATCGACCTGGAAGCCACCACCGAAGACGGTGGCTGGCCAGTCGCAGAAATGGAAATCATCGAGATCGGCGCCAGCCTGGTGACCCGCGATGGCCATGAGGTTGAGCACTTTCAGCGCTTTGTCCGCCCTACCCGCCGTCCGCATCTGACGCACTTTTGCCGTCAGCTGACCCAGATCAGCCAGGCCGATGTGGATGCGGCCGCTCCGCTTTCAGTAGTCTGGGCGCAGTTCGAACGTTGGCTGCAGAGCCATCAGGCACAACTGGCCGGCTGGGCCAGCTGGGGTGACTATGACCGCCGTCAGTTCGAACAGGAATGGCTGGCCCATGGGCTGGACAGTTACCTGAGCCAACTCCCCCACATCAACCTGAAGAAATGCTTTGCCGAAGCCCGCCAACTGGCCAAGCCGATTGGCCTGAAGATGGCCCTCAACCTCGCGGGCCTGGCCTTCCAGGGTCAACAGCACCGCGCCCTCACCGATGCGCGCAATACTGCCCGGCTGCTGCCACTGGTTTTGCCTGCGCAAAGCAGATGA
- a CDS encoding pyrimidine/purine nucleoside phosphorylase yields MFKVNEYFDGTVKSIAFGMAEGPATIGVMAAGEYEFGTNQLEIMHVVAGALTVKLPGSDNWETFTSGSKFTVPADSKFQLKVAADTAYLCEYR; encoded by the coding sequence ATGTTCAAGGTCAATGAATACTTCGACGGCACCGTCAAATCCATCGCCTTCGGCATGGCTGAAGGCCCGGCCACTATTGGCGTGATGGCTGCAGGCGAATATGAGTTCGGCACCAACCAGCTGGAAATCATGCACGTGGTCGCCGGCGCCCTGACCGTGAAACTGCCAGGCAGCGACAACTGGGAAACCTTCACCAGCGGCAGCAAGTTCACCGTACCGGCCGACAGCAAGTTTCAGCTCAAGGTAGCGGCCGACACCGCCTACCTGTGTGAATACCGCTAA